A genomic window from Polaribacter gangjinensis includes:
- the rimO gene encoding 30S ribosomal protein S12 methylthiotransferase RimO, giving the protein MRTKTIKKNKINVVTLGCSKNIYDSEVLMGQLKANGKNVVHEDEYDDGNIVVINTCGFIGKAKEESIDTILHYAQRKEAGEIDKVFVTGCLSERYKPDLEKEIPNVDQYFGTHDLPNLLKVLEADYKHELIGERLTTTPKHYAYLKIAEGCDRPCSFCAIPLMRGKHKSTPIEDIITEATKLAEKGIKEIMLIAQDLTYYGLDIYKKRALADLLEALVKVDGIEWIRLHYAFPSGFPMDVIEVMKREPKVCNYLDIPLQHINSEILKSMKRGTTHEKTTDLIKKFRAEIPEMAIRTTLIVGYPGETEAQFEELKNWVEEMRFERLGVFEYSHEENTGAYVLEDDVPADVKFRRVNEIMEVQSQISWELNQEKIGKTFRCLFDRKDGAYFYGRTEFDSPDVDNDVIVDATKHYIKIGEFIDVEIYDAGDYDLYGVPVKS; this is encoded by the coding sequence ATGCGCACAAAAACCATCAAAAAAAATAAAATCAATGTGGTGACTTTAGGTTGCTCAAAAAACATTTACGACAGTGAAGTGTTAATGGGGCAATTAAAAGCCAATGGAAAAAATGTAGTTCATGAAGATGAATATGATGATGGAAATATTGTAGTTATCAATACCTGTGGTTTTATTGGAAAAGCCAAAGAAGAAAGTATTGATACAATTTTGCACTACGCACAAAGAAAAGAAGCTGGTGAAATTGATAAGGTTTTTGTAACAGGTTGTTTAAGTGAGCGTTATAAGCCGGATTTAGAAAAAGAAATTCCAAATGTAGATCAATATTTTGGTACACACGATTTGCCGAATTTATTAAAAGTTTTAGAAGCTGATTACAAACACGAATTGATTGGTGAGCGTTTAACAACAACACCAAAACATTATGCCTATTTAAAAATTGCAGAAGGTTGTGACAGACCTTGTTCTTTTTGTGCAATTCCTTTAATGCGTGGAAAACACAAATCAACACCCATTGAAGATATCATTACAGAGGCTACAAAATTGGCTGAAAAAGGCATTAAAGAAATCATGTTGATTGCGCAAGATTTAACCTATTATGGTTTAGATATCTACAAAAAAAGAGCTTTGGCAGATTTGTTAGAAGCACTTGTAAAAGTTGACGGAATTGAATGGATCCGTTTGCATTATGCTTTTCCATCAGGATTTCCAATGGATGTTATTGAGGTTATGAAACGCGAACCAAAAGTGTGTAATTATTTAGACATTCCTTTACAACATATCAATTCTGAGATTTTAAAATCGATGAAACGTGGCACAACTCACGAAAAAACGACAGATTTAATTAAAAAATTCAGAGCTGAAATTCCAGAAATGGCAATCAGAACTACGTTAATTGTAGGTTATCCTGGTGAAACTGAAGCGCAATTTGAGGAATTAAAAAATTGGGTTGAAGAAATGCGTTTTGAACGTTTGGGCGTTTTTGAATATTCGCATGAAGAAAATACTGGTGCATATGTTTTAGAAGATGATGTTCCTGCTGATGTAAAATTCAGACGTGTAAATGAAATCATGGAAGTGCAATCGCAAATTTCTTGGGAGTTGAATCAAGAAAAAATTGGTAAAACATTTCGCTGTTTATTTGATAGAAAAGACGGAGCTTATTTTTACGGAAGAACAGAATTTGATTCGCCAGATGTTGACAATGATGTAATTGTTGATGCTACAAAACATTACATTAAAATCGGTGAATTTATTGATGTTGAGATTTACGATGCAGGAGATTACGATTTGTATGGAGTTCCTGTGAAGTCATAA
- the glmM gene encoding phosphoglucosamine mutase, producing MTLIKSISGIRGTIGGKTSDNLTPIDAVKFAAAYGAFLKERNPSKNKLTVVLGRDARISGKMISSLVANTLVGLGINVVDLGLSTTPTVEVAVPLEKADGGIILTASHNPKQWNALKLLNEKGEFLNAIAGERILELAENESFEFAEVDNLGTYSKDSSYLEKHIQEVLNLKLVDADAIRKANFKVVVDAVNSTGGIFIPALLKELNVETIELYCTPNGHFPHNPEPLKEHLGDISELVVKEKADVGIVVDPDVDRLALICEDGSMFGEEYTLVACADYVLGRLGGGNTVSNLSSSRALRDITNQHGGTYTASAVGEVNVVAKMKETNTVIGGEGNGGIIYPASHYGRDSLVGVALFLSHLAHKKISCKQLRDSYPSYFMSKNKIELTPEINVDKILDIMASTYRNEEVNTIDGVKIDFENEWIHLRKSNTEPIIRIYTEATSQKAADDLAVRFINEIKEIIK from the coding sequence ATGACATTAATCAAATCAATTTCAGGAATTAGAGGAACAATTGGTGGAAAAACTTCAGATAATTTAACACCTATTGATGCTGTAAAATTTGCAGCTGCTTATGGCGCTTTTTTAAAAGAACGAAATCCTTCTAAAAATAAATTAACGGTTGTTTTAGGTAGAGATGCACGAATTTCTGGTAAAATGATTTCAAGTTTAGTAGCAAATACGTTGGTAGGTTTGGGAATTAATGTGGTTGATTTAGGCTTATCAACAACGCCAACTGTTGAGGTTGCTGTGCCTTTAGAAAAAGCGGATGGTGGTATTATTTTAACGGCTTCTCACAATCCAAAACAATGGAATGCTTTAAAATTATTGAATGAAAAAGGGGAGTTTTTGAATGCAATTGCTGGAGAAAGAATACTAGAATTGGCAGAAAACGAATCTTTCGAATTTGCAGAAGTAGATAATTTAGGAACTTATTCAAAAGATTCTTCATATTTAGAAAAACATATTCAAGAAGTGTTGAATTTAAAATTGGTTGATGCAGATGCTATCAGAAAAGCGAATTTTAAAGTAGTTGTTGATGCTGTAAATTCAACAGGAGGTATTTTTATTCCTGCATTGTTAAAAGAATTAAACGTAGAAACTATAGAATTATATTGCACTCCAAATGGTCATTTTCCACACAATCCAGAACCTTTAAAAGAGCATTTAGGAGATATTTCTGAGCTAGTTGTTAAAGAAAAAGCAGATGTAGGAATTGTAGTTGATCCAGATGTAGATAGATTGGCTTTGATTTGCGAAGATGGTTCTATGTTTGGTGAGGAATATACATTGGTTGCTTGTGCTGATTATGTTCTAGGACGTTTAGGAGGTGGAAATACAGTGTCTAATTTATCCTCTTCAAGAGCTTTGAGAGATATTACAAATCAACATGGAGGAACTTACACTGCAAGTGCTGTTGGTGAAGTGAATGTGGTGGCAAAAATGAAGGAAACTAATACCGTAATTGGTGGTGAAGGAAATGGCGGAATTATTTATCCTGCGTCTCATTATGGACGAGATTCTTTGGTGGGAGTTGCGTTGTTTTTATCACATTTAGCACATAAAAAAATATCTTGTAAACAATTGAGGGATTCGTATCCAAGTTATTTTATGAGTAAAAATAAAATTGAACTAACACCTGAGATAAATGTTGATAAAATACTGGATATCATGGCTTCAACTTACAGAAATGAAGAAGTAAACACGATTGATGGCGTTAAGATTGACTTTGAAAATGAATGGATTCACCTCAGAAAATCCAATACAGAACCTATCATCAGAATTTATACAGAAGCAACTTCTCAAAAAGCTGCAGATGATTTGGCAGTTCGTTTTATAAATGAAATCAAAGAAATTATCAAGTAA